One part of the Quercus lobata isolate SW786 chromosome 7, ValleyOak3.0 Primary Assembly, whole genome shotgun sequence genome encodes these proteins:
- the LOC115951300 gene encoding vacuolar protein sorting-associated protein 27-like yields MEIYKEVLPPMPGQSEWAETGQPAPLAPHIYKPPGRPPKQRKRASDEPRNPYKASRQNRPVRCGKCKKEGHNSRGCKAGITGETPWQRRQRLQREKAAREGVPAPRSAPQPPSQQPTQTYNMMSATQPSSSQQGNQPRPSHKRAGWFSSSQTEFHTPRETWDTLPSSSQVT; encoded by the exons atgGAGATATACAAGGAGGTACTTCCTCCCATGCCTGGCCAGTCAGAATGGGCTGAGACTGGACAGCCTGCTCCCCTGGCACCTCACATATACAAACCACCAGGCAGACCACCCAAGCAAAGAAAGAGGGCTTCTGATGAGCCTAGGAACCCTTACAAAGCAAGTAGACAGAACAGACCTGTAAGATGTGGGAAATGCAAAAAGGAAGGGCATAACTCAAGAGGGTGCAAGGCTGGCATCACTGGGGAGACACCATGGCAGAGGAGACAGAgacttcaaagagaaaaagct GCAAGGGAAGGGGTGCCTGCACCTAGATCTGCACCTCAGCCACCATCCCAGCAGCCTACCCAGACCTACAACATGATGTCTGCCACTCAGCCTTCATCCTCACAGCAAGGAAATCAACCTAGGCCATCTCACAAGAGAGCAGGATGGTTCTCTTCCTCACAAACAGAGTTTCACACACCTAGGGAGACCTGGGATACCTTACCAAGTTCTTCACAGGTAACTTAG